Within the Epinephelus lanceolatus isolate andai-2023 chromosome 22, ASM4190304v1, whole genome shotgun sequence genome, the region TGTGTCCTCACTGGTCTGAGGCTCAGCGACACAGGCATCTATACTTTTATCATTGGTGTTAACAGTGATAGTCGCACCAAGACATGTGACCTCAGTGTTACAGGTAAGATGGCATCACTggctgctttgttctttcacaGAAAAATCTAGATGCTAAAAAGCTGAGCAGAGCTACAGAATCCAATAATAATTCTCTGTGCGCAGTGGTGACATTAAACTAAGTACATTCATTTAAGTACTGAAGTATAGCTTTGAGGAACTTGTGCTTGACTTGAGTGTTTCCATTTTCTGATACTCAATGCCTCCTCTGCTCCAGATTGATTTAGACAAAATATGATCATCTAATATATTCTGATGCATTAAGCTACCCAGCAGTAAAGAAGTCATTTGAATGATCTCCCTTTTTTGCAGATGCCAGCCATCAACCTGTAAATGAGACATCAAGACCAGCAAGCCGAGGAAGGATCGGGCTCTATGTAGGTAGTGATTTATTTACAGTAGTGACAACAGCACTTGTAGCCTGGAGTTTTGCACAAGTGGCTGATGCATCAGCTTTTCAAATCAGATCTTTACCCAGATAAGAAAAGAAGTCTGATGACTATTTTAATGATTCAAATACCTCATGTGTTGAAATGTTAATATTTAACatcctttcttttgtttcttttaaaatttGGTTTACTACCTCCTAATCCCAAGATTATGCTCATGTAACGTTAGTGTTAAAGCcatcctttcttttgttttaaagtttggTTTCACTACCTCCTAATCCCAAGATTATGCTCATGTAACGTTTGTGTTAAAGCcatcctttcttttgttttaaagtttggTTTACTACCTCCTAATCCCAAGATTATGCTAATGTAATGTCAGTGTTAAAGCcatcctttcttttgttttaaagtttggTTTCACTACCTCCTAATCCCAAGATTATGCTAATGTAACGTTAGTGTTAAAGCcatcctttcttttgttttaaagtttggTTTCACTACCTCCTAATCTCAAGATTATGCTCATGTAACGTTTGTGTTAAAGCcatcctttcttttgttttgaagtTTGGTTTACTACCTCCTAATCCCAAGATTATGCTAATGTAATGTCAGTGTTAAAGCcatcctttcttttgttttaaagtttggTTTCACTACCTCCTAATCCCAAGATTATGCTAATGTAACGTTTGTGTTAAAGCcatcctttcttttgttttaaagtttggCTTCACTACCTCCTAATCCCAAGATTATGCTAATGTAACGTTTGTGTTAAAGCcatcctttcttttgttttaaagtttggTTTCACTACCTCCTAATCCCAAGATTATGCTCATGTAACGTTTGTGTTAAAGCcatcctttcttttgttttaaagtttggTTTCACTACCTCCTAATCCCAAGATTATGCTCATGTAACGTTTGTGTTAAAGCcatcctttcttttgttttaaagtttggTTTACTACCTCCTAATCCCAAGATTATGCTAATGTAATGTCAGTGTTAAAGCcatcctttcttttgttttaaagtttggTTTCACTACCTCCTAATCCCAAGATTATGCTCATGTAACGTTTGTGTTAAAGCcatcctttcttttgttttaaagtttggTTTACTACCTCCTAATCCCAAGATTATGCTAATGTAATGTCAGTGTTAAAGCcatcctttcttttgttttaaagtttggTTTCACTACCTCCTAATCCCAAGATTATGCTCATGTAAAGTTTGTGTTAAAGCCATCCTTTCTTGAGATTTTTATGATTTGGTCTGACTACCTCAAATGACCAGTATTACCTTACTGATGCTGATATTCAGCAGTCTGATGGCCTGTGGGTCGAAGCTGTTGTTCAGTCTTGTTGTCCTGGATTTCACACTCCTGTATCGTCTGCCTGATGGCAGAGGTGTGAAAAGACTGTGGTTGGGGTTTGTATTGTCCATGTTGCATTGTAGGATATGTAggatcaacacattctcacttggACTCCGGTAATGGACTTTTCACGTCCACATAGGACATGCACgttaccctgggtgtgttggctgtcgatgttctgggacgccgtgtcaaattctgcctgttacacacattgtcttctttcaaaatacacttcctgtTTATGCAATGAATgaaccgtttacatacagtctctttcaaaataaactgtgtttgttggacccatccaccacccctcctgcccgccccagTTGGACTTTCATGGCCTTCACTTTCATCCTTGCcccaccgtgtttccccctgatgccactgggcgttattaaactataacggcaactgtGTCaagccaacgttaaaggacgccttatGTCATTGGTTTCAGACGCCGttagtcactgcccaagcgtcaGATTTTGAGGAGTATGGtccttatttttatttccttgcTCTGCAGTTAATATTCAGCCTCTTATATATATTGTTGGTTTATATTGTTGGTTTCATGATGTGGGTCTTGGCTGCTTTAATGTTGCATTTCCCATTCATGAACTTCATCTGTCTATCCATCATGTCATTATGCTGCCTGacacaatacacacacgtgcacaggAAGTACTTGTACAGCACATTTTATTCTGTCATTTctgatacaaaaataaaagtttttatatCAAACTCTGGAACATTTCTTTTTATATGCATACATTATCATGCATGATGTACAGTATGATATGATGCAAATGTTTTTCAGTATAGTGACATATTTCTTAGCTACATTTTGGATTGACTCTTGACCCCACTGCACATGCTGCCACTGAACCATTTAACTGCACACTGCAGTAGATCATGAGCCTGTGGCATGTGGCAGAGTGGGGTGGGATGAAGTCACTGTCTGAAAGTCAGGCTCAAGTTtctgcactcaagtcccaaatcaAGACAGGCAAAACACGAGTCAGGTCCCGAGTGTCTGTTATTAACTGTCTGTTATTAACTGTCCTTCTTTcattgtgtgtgagctgagtgaaAAGCTCTGAGCTGCTAACAGGTGTATTAATGACAatgagcagcagagggagctcTTGTTGTTTAGAAATGCTCACCTGTCTGCAGGTTACAGCTGTGATCATTTAGACCATCATGCTCTTTAAATGTTACTGATGATCACAAACACCTTCTGCTGTTAGTTTATCTGAGAGATTTGAAATGTTTGCTTCATGTGTGATCTGAATTATCATCTGATTCATTAATCACACcatgaaattaaatgtgtttttatcactaaataaaattcatttgaaaCTTCTTCTAATCAAAGCTGCAGCatttttcagcagctggaggattTTTTGTGATTCCTcaaacaacaaagaacaaacaaacaaacaaacaaaattagcACTACTTCAGTGTGTTGAACTTTTGTTCCCATGAATGAAAAagcttttggtcattttttaaacatatgtttttatttgactttaCAATGACTGACATTCACTGAGTGAGTCAAATTATGATTTAAACATTCAGAGGTCatatatatgaaaataaagCCTTTTCAAACTTGTGCATACACACAACCAATCATCTGTAACACATGTGTAAAACACAATCCCTCCATGCTCCTACAGTCACACAATAGACACAATGAATACATCATAATAAAGAAGTCACTTCATATTCTGATCAGACATAAGTCATGTTTTATGCTGATATTAATTGTTAGAGTTTGGAGCTGAGAGtgtttgtgacatcacttcctgttgttgGGGCTGCTCTCAGGAACCATCAACTCCTCCCCAAGTGCATGAAAGAGGGCGTGAAGTGAGGACGCAGTTTCTTCCTGCTGGCTGCATCTCAtcagtcacacactgagctggaAATGAAACACGCTTGTTATTTCATCTCTGCTTTAACTCTTTAATCCTCACTGTTATAAAGTGAATTTGATCAGGTCAACTTTCCATAAATACCAAAGACACCACATGTATATCAATGGTTTACATTCTCAGTACaaacagtgttaatgttgaTGGTATTCAGgtgaaaagaggaagaaagtgaTGAAGATTTGTTcaaacaaagaagaacaaaacacacaactcTATTCATGCTCATATAGCTACACAGTGGACATCAAGTTCATGTCCTCAGTGTTGTTTCTGGGAGTTTAGGGCTTAAAAGTTGACACATTAGACTTCATAAGGCTGATTGTGATATTTGCACACTCACTTTGTCTGTTTCACTCAACAAAGTCATCACAGTGCTTTGTATTTATGAAGATAATAATCCTTCAATAAGTCTAATCAAATCATCTTTAcagtgaaacataaagaaaagtttGTATTCAACTTGATTAGATTAGTGGAGAGCAGAGagtttcccatcatgcactgTGGTCGGTGGAGAGAAGCTGCTTGTGAAAACTGCAGCTGCCTTCactttatgattttaatatgAAGACTCAGAGAGATTTAGAGGAAGACTTCAACTAACACTCACAACATGAACCAATCAGGGACTTTAATGTGACACCAGGACCCAACCTTGTAGGACGGCCCTCTGTGACGTCTTGATGTAGGGTTAACAAGTTCATGGGTGACTGTATTGGGTGCGTCAGGTCCGTTTGCTTTGTATACTGCCCGGTGGGAAAGCGGAATCCAGTTATTAGTCAATGTCGGGGAGGAGACGTTTGTGTGTTGACAATGTGCACAGTCGATGACCGCCGATGTGCGCACCACTTTAGTGCAATATCAGGACCGTAAGACGCCGTGCTTTCATTGGGTAGGATTGTAAATAGGTATGTACTCCTTAGAAACACAAGAGTCGGCAGCATGGTGACAGTTGATATGGATGGAGGACTCTTGACATCAACTCAGGGAATGCTGCTGTCTCGTTGCGCAGCTTTTAAAATTTACTGAAGCCATGCCAggtaatgtgtgaatgtgttgatgttggtgTTGTCATGATGTGAATCCTGTTGTACAGATTTCCTATGTGAGGATTGGTGGATTAGACAAGATGTTAACAGATAATAATGTGCTGGCTTCTCTCAGTAAAGAGACAATTCAACAACAAGACTTTAACAGACATGTGATTGATTGAAGACAGATCATCCTAAAAGCTGATCCACCTAAAAAGCTCCTCTATGTGACTTTAAACAACAGCTGCGACATTTAGGAAAGAGACACACTTTCGATTTGACTTTACCCACTGGCGCCATCTTGTGTCAGAAATATATTACTGCAGCTTTTGTTCTTTGAAAAGTCAGGCCTACATGTGTGCAGGAGAACAAATAAGCTTTCCATTGCTGTGGTTGTAGTTGACATAGTTTTTAGTGCTGATGCCTGGTGTCCATCAGTTGTGTGTGATAATCAGgataataaatacaaaggaGTATTGTGATGACTAAAGACAGACTGTAGATTGTCTCTCTTGTCACCTGGAATAAGTGAACTTTGatgtcatgtgtttgtgactcttcacctctgtctcctctcacagggagaagatgatgtgcatcatcctgctgctcatcaacctgacctcctgtgtctgtggttagtttacaCCTAACCTAATAGTGCCAtgttatcccaccagaacactgcgctctgagaacgcagggttactcgtggtccctaaagtctccaaaagtagatcaggagccagagccttcagctatcaggctcctctcctgtggaatcatcttcctgttatggtccgggaggcagacaccgtctccacatttaagactagacttaagactttcctctttgataaagcttatagttagggctggctcaggcttgccctgtaccagcccctagttaggctgacttaggtctagtctgccggaggacccccctataatacaccgggcaccttctctccttctctctctctctctcgtgtcctattactgcatcttgctaactcggccattctgcatgtcactaactcggcttcttctccggagcctttgtgctccactgtctctcagattaactcgtatcgcagcggtgcctggacagcgtgacgtgtgtggttgtgctgctgccgtggtcctgccagatgcctcctgctgctgctgctgccatcattagtcattagtcatacttctactgttattatacacatatgactattgtcacacatgtatactgccagatattaatacatactttcaacatattgtaccacagtagccagaactttattactttcaataatgttgttgtaagctactgtcattacctgcatctctgtctctctctctgtctcattgtgtcatacggattactgttaatttattatgctgatctgttctgtacgacatctcttgcacgtctgtccgtcctggaagagggatccctcctcagttgctcttcctgaggtttctactgttgttttccccgttaaaggttttttttggggagtttttccttatctgctgcgagggtcataaggacagagggatatcgtatgctgtaaagccctgtgaggcaaattgtgatttgtgatattgggctttataaataaaattgattgactgattgaccTTCACTTTATTATCCACAAACACTAAAGACTAAACACACTGTCAGACTGTTGATTTTTGCTATCATGTATTACCTGTGGTATCTTTCAGCTCTTTAGTTTTGCAGCCTTCCAGCTTTGTTCTAAATAAGAGCACACTGTtattcagtcaatcagtcaaactctccacacaaacatctatagatggagtttaaaggctcacatgttaaagttgtcactttgtctgctcctcactttccctctctgtctcctcaacaGGAACATCTGTAGTcaatgtgacacagacctcctatcaggcagaggagaaccacaacaTCACACTTGAGTGGATGTTCACGACTAAAACTGACAGCTCCCTCCACTTCCTTTATATCCACTGTCAACTGTTAACTGATCTCAGAGCCTCAGTCCTGTTTCGTCTACATGGAGGTGTTGAGGTCCCAGAGTCTCAGGATGAACAGTTTACAGGACGAGTCCAGTGTGACAAAGACGTCCTCAGAGAGGGAcgactcagacttcatgtgtccAGACTCAGGACTGATGACTCGGGTCGGATCCTGTGTTCAGTGCTCACAAAGTATGGGAGGAACTCTGCTACATGTCGGCTTAATGTCACTGGTAAGTTGATTCAGTGAAACTTTATTAACAGGTTCAATTCAGcagataaataagataaataagaaCCTGAGAGGAGACGTGTTGTCAACTTCTACAATCCACAATCCTTACACTTATTTCTTTTATAGCGAATTGTTTTTCTTCACATGAATGACACAGATTTGTTTGGTCTCTTTACAGCAGCGAGGGATCGACCTGAACCTCAGACACTAAACACAGCAAATCATCCACAGCCAGAGAGTCGAGGAAGGATCGGCCTTTACTGTGgactggcagcagcagctctacagagtctttgtttctgtgtattAATTCACCTTCAGTCCAGAAAACAAGATTTGTACTCACACTCCAGTGGAGGATTTAAGAAAAGTTCATCAGATGATGAGAGGAAACAGTTTGTTATCAAAGTCATGGTCCTAAAAACACCAGACAAACTCTGAGACTCTCTCCCTCCAACATGTGTGTCAGAAACTACATGTGatgtgaaatatatatttttatgcagCAGCTGTTATCAATCATGTGTCTTAAAAACATTCTTGAATCAACAAGACGACAGAATTCTGAGAGAATTGTACGTTCATTAATAATCTTCTGCCGACTGATGGTTATTgttataatgtaaaatgtattGTGTTCAGTTTATAATGTGTACATAGTGTAAATAAATCTATATTTATAAGAGAAACCGTGTTATGACTCTTCTGTATGTAAATCTGTTCATATCAGACAACTGTGTGTTTTCAAGAACAAAgaattcaacaacaacaacaaagataaTTATAATGAACTTTATTGCCTCTGAAAACAGTTACAAATTACTGCTTTACATGTTGCATTAATGATGAGGAAATAACTTTATAATGTGACATGGTGTTTTTCtacaaccacagacacaaagacatgtaatgaaaaaaaaattgaggcACAAAACTGTAAACTCTTTAATCCTCACTGTTATAAAGTGAATTTGATCAGGTCAACTTTCCATAAATACCAAAGACACCACATGTATATCAATGGTTTACATTCTCAATACaaacagtgttaatgttgaTGGTATTCAGgtgaaaagaggaagaaacTGATGAAGATTTGAGAGCACTCATTCAGTTTAACCACTGGCGCCATCCTGTGGCAGAAACATATTACACCCCTTAGGCGGCCCTATGAGGCGACCCTATGACTCCAACACTGACCCAAAATAATCAATGGGATTTAGTAGAATGGCAGGTGTGCTGCACCTCGTTaactaatgcagcacacctgggcagatctgcaagagagggaaaagggacagcagcagagaacatacacacacacacacacacacacacacacacacacacagctgtaacaCCCGCACCcttaaaacaatgaataaatggATGTCAGCTGCAGGAAGGGAGAGACCAAGTGAACACATGAGGCAGCTTTTATAGCCTGGTGTTGGGAAATGACAGTTAACATCACCTCACAAGTTCTGCTTAAACATCCTAACAGTCACCACCTgcaccagtgtctggacagtGTTTGgtccaagcaccaaagacttgagcacaaatcatctgttaatctgttgcacccatattctgtattaaactTTGTCTTTACTTCATCCATCTGTGTCTCTCCTTATTGAAATGTGAGCAGCGTTGGTTGTCATAGAATCAACAGTAAATTCATTCTGTGATATCAGACTGTCAATTTAAAGCCCTGCCTTCAAAATGTTCCTGAACAGAtgagtaaaaataaatgttaggaCAGTAAAAACATTTTGGCATCAAGTCAAAAACTGGAATTTAAAGGGATAAAATCAATGAACATTTGGTAGTTATGACCGGGAATGacgtttgttaaaaaaaataactcagtAAAAGTGGAAAATTATGTTTAataatttaagacaattttagTATGGGGTATTTTTGTCAAGAggaaattttaaattaaattaaacaaaaaaaacaaacaaaagaaaattctatctaaaaacatcagtgaaatgtaaaaaaaaagacatttaaagggttaaatgtgaaaaaagacatttaaagggtttaatgtaaaaaaagacatttaaagggttaaatgtgaaaaaaagacacttaaaaggttaaatgtgaaaaaaagacatttaaagggtttaatgtaaaaaaagacatttaaagggttaaatgtgaaaaaaagacatttaaagggtttaatgtgaaaaaagacatttaaaaggtttaatgtacaaaaaagacatgtaaagggttaaatgtaaaaaaaagacatttaaagggtttaatgtaaaaaaagacatttaaagggttaaatgtaaaaaaaaagaatgattaTTTGGTAGCTATGATAAGAACTGAAGATTGATAAAAGATTTACTTCAGTGAAAGTGGAACATAATatgaatatataatattttcatGGCAGTTTTTTTTATGCGGACATTTTTGTCCATGAATGACACCAGAGGAACTTTTTTTAAAGGATGCACTGGTGTTAAAAGCATCTTCACTTCAGTACAACTCATAATGTACTAATAATCTATTCCCTTTGCATCAACAGTGACTGTCATTACAGTACATCTGAAGTCTGAGCCAGCAGTAGCAACAAGCTCACTGTTCTGAACATGTCAGGACAGGAACTAACAGCAGTGGCACCATGAAGACAACCAGCACAAACTCAGCTGCAGTGTTTCTGATTTCTCTGCTTCACttgctaacgttacagcaggGCGGCAAACACAAGAGCCAGCTCTGTCCTCATCAGCCTGAGCTCTCTTCAGAGCCCAGCAGGGGGAAGCACCACATCAAGACAACTGAAACACTTGACTCAAAGGCTGGTGCACACAACTCCAAGGTCCTgctctttgtcttgtttgtttcgCAGTGCAGTGTATGATAAGGTACAGTAATGGACAGCCAGTGCAGCCAGCACAgccactgcagctgctgctgccagtcCCAGTACAACATAGATGCAGGTTCTTCCTCGGCTAACTGGTGCTGGTGTTGGGGTCACTGGTGCTGGTGTTGTTGTCACTGGTTTGGGCTTGTCAACAGCTGCTGTAAAGAACATTAAAAAGGTGTATGTTATTtatctgaggaaaaaaaaatcacaattcaCTTGTCATAATATTTGAATAAAAAACCCCCAAAGGCTACCATAAACAGTCATAATTAATAGTTTTGATAATACAAcaacagtgcccagctgtttcaGGAATGAATGAGCCGTTAAAAGGCACTACTGAGAGATGAACAGGTTTTCAGGAGAGTCAGCAAAGCGGAACTGAAACAAGATCTGTGTCAGAGGTGAATATGAAGGTTTCCTTTTGTAAACAACTTGTCTTTTATCACAGCTCAATCTCATGATTCATTTTTTTGCTGTAGTTTGCATGTGGATGACAAACAATGTGAGAGAAACTATACAGACCTGTTTTATtctggcaaacaaacattttaagatactttaagttcagattttttttcaggaaTTTGCTTTGAACCAACATTTGTGTTATGGTATCAACAGCTGATGTGTTCATGCACTGTCACACTTGAGTTGAGTCGACTCACCAGTGACGCCGAGCGAGAACACTTTAACCTTCCTGCCAAAGTCAGTGGCCATCCTGCAGAGGTACACACCCGAGTCATTCATCTTGACTCGGGACAGATGAAGGCGGACACGTCCTCCTCTGAGAGCGTCTTTGTCACACTGCACCCGTCCTGCAAACTGCTCGTGCTGAGACTCCTCAATACAGTTGTCCAGATGATAGAAGACCTTCAGCCCTAACACCTTCTGACAGTGGATCTTCAGTGAGGGGAGGGGAATGTCGGTTTCAGACGAGAAGCTCCATTCAACTGTGACGTCACTGTTCTCCTCTGCCTGGTACTTCAGAGGAGTGTCATAAGGCTTAGACACCcctgagaggaagaggaggagagaggaaagagattAACGGAGGCTCTAAATGTTGGGTCACAGGCTGCACTCATCACATATACACATTAAATACTATCATAGTATTTTTCTCACAACACCGTATATTTCCAATTCTTCAAAAGCATGCAGGAAATGAGACATGCAGGCTGCACACAAAACGCTACTGCACATGCTACACCTCTCTGTTATGGAAAAAGTGTCGGGTCAAGTAGACTAtgatgacaaaacaaacagctgacagTGCGGCACGAGGAGGAATGCAATGTGAGTCATACATGTCCTTATATGGATGTGACTCAGCCTGTGAAGTCATTCATGCATTACTCATGTACCTTACCAGAAATCACCTTTATACAAGCAGTGGGCATTAAATGCAGAGCATTAATAAATGTGTAcagtcagtcagtaaacattaaattaagcAGTAATTCAAGCGAGAgctttgcattaaaaaaatatttcttgtGTATTTT harbors:
- the LOC144459783 gene encoding uncharacterized protein LOC144459783 translates to MMCIILLLINLTSCVCGTSVVNVTQTSYQAEENHNITLEWMFTTKTDSSLHFLYIHCQLLTDLRASVLFRLHGGVEVPESQDEQFTGRVQCDKDVLREGRLRLHVSRLRTDDSGRILCSVLTKYGRNSATCRLNVTAARDRPEPQTLNTANHPQPESRGRIGLYCGLAAAALQSLCFCVLIHLQSRKQDLYSHSSGGFKKSSSDDERKQFVIKVMVLKTPDKL
- the LOC144459874 gene encoding programmed cell death 1 ligand 1-like isoform X1; translated protein: MMCIILLLINLTSCVCGVSKPYDTPLKYQAEENSDVTVEWSFSSETDIPLPSLKIHCQKVLGLKVFYHLDNCIEESQHEQFAGRVQCDKDALRGGRVRLHLSRVKMNDSGVYLCRMATDFGRKVKVFSLGVTAAVDKPKPVTTTPAPVTPTPAPVSRGRTCIYVVLGLAAAAAVAVLAALAVHYCTLSYTALRNKQDKEQDLGVVCTSL
- the LOC144459874 gene encoding uncharacterized protein LOC144459874 isoform X2; this translates as MLLDTFCCYHHTCSYVSVCHREKMMCIILLLINLTSCVCGVSKPYDTPLKYQAEENSDVTVEWSFSSETDIPLPSLKIHCQKVLGLKVFYHLDNCIEESQHEQFAGRVQCDKDALRGGRVRLHLSRVKMNDSGVYLCRMATDFGRKVKVFSLGVTAVDKPKPVTTTPAPVTPTPAPVSRGRTCIYVVLGLAAAAAVAVLAALAVHYCTLSYTALRNKQDKEQDLGVVCTSL